A single region of the Deltaproteobacteria bacterium genome encodes:
- the pssA gene encoding CDP-diacylglycerol--serine O-phosphatidyltransferase — translation MKQERARAKAERQTKRTGRKYRPHIKRFERFNWHRAMFVLPNLFTLSSIFCGLYAMTLASGEARPQQLSQAALAIFFGIFFDMADGRVARLTKTQSDFGIQLDSIADVITFGAAPAVLIYKWGLVNLGFIGVLAAFIYIACGALRLARFNVLASRSTGSKKFFIGLPIPLAAGVIVSLVLFHQTVFATNVVRTSNILVLLLVLSYLMVSNIRYRSFKDLRLSPKILLLTFFLVIAFSVIAASIQPTFALLSFFSAYVLLGLLEEIIQFIRSYHTNHVVNNGNITNSHTSNDSSTNKSDQGM, via the coding sequence GTGAAACAAGAGCGTGCACGGGCAAAGGCAGAACGCCAGACTAAACGAACCGGACGCAAATATCGCCCGCATATAAAACGTTTTGAGCGTTTTAATTGGCACCGCGCCATGTTTGTTCTTCCTAATCTATTCACGCTATCAAGCATATTTTGCGGTTTATATGCTATGACTCTGGCTTCTGGCGAGGCTAGACCGCAGCAACTATCACAAGCAGCATTAGCCATTTTCTTTGGTATTTTTTTTGATATGGCAGATGGCCGAGTTGCCCGACTTACAAAAACCCAAAGTGATTTTGGCATTCAACTCGACTCTATAGCTGATGTTATTACTTTCGGCGCTGCACCTGCAGTATTAATTTATAAATGGGGGTTAGTTAATCTTGGATTTATCGGTGTATTGGCTGCCTTTATTTATATAGCTTGCGGTGCATTACGCTTAGCTCGATTCAACGTTTTAGCATCTCGCTCTACTGGTTCAAAAAAGTTTTTTATTGGGTTGCCCATACCATTAGCCGCTGGGGTAATCGTTTCATTAGTTTTATTTCACCAAACCGTATTTGCTACTAATGTTGTACGCACCAGTAATATACTCGTACTGCTTTTAGTGCTTTCGTATTTGATGGTATCAAATATTCGTTACCGCTCATTTAAAGACTTACGCCTATCACCAAAGATTTTATTACTTACATTTTTTCTGGTAATTGCTTTCAGTGTTATCGCTGCTAGCATTCAACCAACCTTTGCTTTGCTTTCATTCTTTAGTGCTTATGTCTTATTAGGGTTATTAGAAGAAATAATTCAATTTATTCGCAGTTACCATACTAATCATGTAGTTAATAACGGCAACATAACCAACTCTCACACATCAAATGATTCATCAACAAATAAATCTGACCAAGGAATGTGA
- the uvrB gene encoding excinuclease ABC subunit UvrB, with amino-acid sequence MLKKFSLQSDMKPRGDQKQAIKELTLAFKQGEKHQTLLGVTGSGKTFTAANVIAQLGLPTLVIAHNKTLAAQLYSEFKELFPENAVEYFVSFYDYYQPEAYVPSSDTYIAKDSSINDAIDRMRHAATRSLFERQDVIIVASVSCIYGLGSAEAYHDMLLFVHRGESIPRDQVLRKLTEIKYERNDIDFHRGVFRVRGDVVEIFPAHELERAVRIEWFGDEIESIAYIDPLRGKRLLSLDKIAIYPATHYVVTPEARSRALASIHNELDEQLKLLRSEEKLVEAQRLEERTRFDLEMIETIGYCNGIENYSRHLTGRAPGQPPPTLVDYFRSEFLLVIDESHQTIPQLGAMYRGDRSRKETLVRFGFRLPSALDNRPLKFEEFENLVDKAIYISATPGDYELEKSRGVIVEQIIRPTGLVDPQVVIKAASSQVDDLLEEIRVVVNRNMRVLVTTLTKRMAEDLTEFLTDAGIQVRYLHSDIDTLERVEILRDLRIGHFDVLVGINLLREGLDLPEVALVAILDADKEGFLRSERSLIQTIGRAARNVEGRVILYADKTTAAINTAIEETNRRRSKQIAYNEIHGIIPQTVTKAIRELHIPEAPNTPAAIENHELEASYSDLLHDLPKVIDKLKQQMQQAAVALEFERAAALRDRIKDLEEQHLRFG; translated from the coding sequence ATGTTAAAAAAATTTTCGCTCCAAAGTGACATGAAACCACGTGGTGATCAAAAACAAGCCATCAAAGAACTAACTTTAGCCTTCAAACAAGGTGAAAAACACCAAACGCTTCTTGGTGTGACAGGTAGTGGCAAGACATTTACTGCTGCAAACGTTATTGCACAGCTTGGTTTACCAACATTGGTAATTGCGCATAATAAAACACTCGCCGCGCAACTTTATAGCGAGTTTAAAGAACTCTTTCCTGAAAATGCCGTGGAGTATTTCGTTTCATTCTACGATTACTACCAACCTGAGGCCTACGTTCCTTCAAGTGACACCTACATTGCTAAAGATTCAAGCATCAATGACGCTATTGATCGTATGCGACACGCAGCGACACGATCTCTTTTTGAACGTCAAGATGTTATAATCGTTGCTAGTGTCTCTTGTATATATGGCTTAGGTTCTGCTGAGGCCTACCATGATATGTTGCTTTTTGTGCACCGTGGCGAATCGATTCCACGCGATCAAGTGCTGCGCAAACTCACCGAAATTAAATACGAACGTAATGATATTGATTTTCATCGCGGTGTATTTCGTGTTCGCGGTGATGTTGTCGAAATATTCCCAGCACATGAATTAGAACGTGCGGTACGTATTGAATGGTTTGGTGATGAAATCGAATCAATAGCTTATATTGATCCATTACGCGGCAAACGACTGCTTAGCCTTGATAAGATCGCCATTTATCCTGCGACTCACTATGTTGTTACCCCAGAAGCGCGTTCACGAGCGTTAGCCAGCATTCACAATGAACTTGATGAGCAGTTAAAGCTACTACGTTCTGAAGAAAAACTAGTTGAAGCTCAACGATTAGAAGAACGTACCCGTTTTGATTTAGAAATGATCGAAACCATAGGTTACTGTAATGGTATTGAAAATTATTCACGCCATCTAACTGGTCGAGCCCCTGGCCAGCCTCCACCAACCCTGGTCGATTATTTTCGCAGCGAATTTTTATTAGTAATTGATGAAAGCCATCAAACCATACCTCAATTAGGCGCTATGTATCGTGGTGATCGCTCACGCAAAGAAACTTTAGTGCGTTTTGGCTTTCGCCTACCCTCTGCTTTAGATAATCGACCACTAAAATTTGAAGAATTTGAAAATCTTGTTGATAAAGCCATCTATATTAGTGCTACTCCAGGTGATTACGAGCTTGAAAAATCTCGTGGAGTAATTGTTGAACAAATTATTCGACCAACCGGACTTGTTGATCCGCAAGTAGTCATTAAAGCTGCCTCAAGCCAAGTTGATGATCTGCTTGAAGAAATAAGAGTAGTGGTTAATCGTAATATGCGTGTTTTAGTAACTACGCTTACCAAACGCATGGCTGAAGATCTCACAGAATTTCTCACCGACGCTGGTATACAAGTACGTTATCTGCATTCAGATATCGATACCTTAGAACGTGTTGAAATTCTTCGTGACCTTCGTATAGGTCATTTTGATGTTTTAGTCGGCATTAATTTGCTTCGTGAAGGTCTAGATCTGCCTGAAGTAGCTTTAGTCGCCATTCTCGATGCTGATAAAGAAGGATTTTTGCGTTCCGAACGCTCGCTTATTCAAACTATTGGTCGTGCTGCTCGAAATGTTGAAGGTCGAGTTATTCTTTATGCAGACAAAACTACTGCTGCCATTAATACAGCTATTGAAGAAACCAATAGACGACGAAGTAAACAAATCGCCTACAACGAAATACACGGAATTATTCCTCAAACCGTCACCAAGGCTATTCGTGAATTGCATATTCCCGAAGCACCAAATACACCTGCTGCGATAGAAAACCATGAACTTGAAGCTAGTTACTCTGATCTACTACACGATTTACCAAAAGTGATTGATAAACTTAAACAGCAAATGCAGCAAGCAGCGGTAGCCTTAGAATTTGAACGCGCCGCCGCATTGCGTGATCGCATCAAAGATTTAGAAGAACAACATCTACGTTTCGGATAA